One region of Primulina tabacum isolate GXHZ01 chromosome 1, ASM2559414v2, whole genome shotgun sequence genomic DNA includes:
- the LOC142549887 gene encoding large ribosomal subunit protein bL17c, with translation MASCTWNLCSIRAALPSVHASSSGPSVCFPNGPTPSRLGLSKPRPAPRPLNSFVGLTLLHPLLSSQDSTNFDHSFTVIDNGGRVSAMRHGRRVPKLNRPPDQRRALLRGLTTQLLKHGRIKTTRARASAVRKYVDKMITLAKDGSLHKRRQALGFIYEKQIVHALFAEVPERYSERQGGYTRIIRTLPRRGDNAPMAYIELV, from the exons ATGGCGTCTTGTACGTGGAATCTCTGTTCTATTCGGGCTGCACTCCCTTCTGTTCATGCCTCTTCTTCGGGCCCTTCCGTTTGCTTTCCAAACGGGCCCACCCCATCTCGCCTCGGGCTATCCAAGCCCAGACCCGCCCCGAGACCTCTCAACTCTTTTGTGGGTCTCACCCTTTTGCACCCCCTCCTCTCTTCCCAAG ATTCTACAAATTTTGACCATTCATTCACCGTGATTGACAATGGTGGACGAGTTTCCGCCATGAGACACGGGAGGAGGGTGCCAAAACTTAACCGCCCCCCTGATCAACGTCGTGCTCTTTTACGAGGTTTGACAACTCAACTTCTGAAACATGGCCGTATTAAAACAACAAGAGCCAGGGCCAGTGCAGTGAGAAAATATGTCGACAAAATGATCACTCTTGCAAAGGATGGTTCTCTACACAAGAGAAGGCaagcccttggcttcatctacGAAAAACAAATTGTCCATGCCTTGTTTGCGGAGGTCCCAGAGAGATACAGTGAAAGACAGGGAGGCTATACAAGGATAATCCGAACTCTACCCAGACGAGGGGACAATGCACCCATGGCCTATATTGAGCTTGTCTGA